The following proteins are co-located in the Onychomys torridus chromosome 6, mOncTor1.1, whole genome shotgun sequence genome:
- the Cd160 gene encoding CD160 antigen, with product MCISKQSHQSVVLPTIDASLSGLRLYPSIFTSDRPSQQQLGTQENSCLCTQTIEGAFAVEKVSCVLRVIVLLVKKFIRVSESPEVPEVRAVQRLKGEDANPILHPPELTAIHEGGRQHLRRGLKVVIPTSDLARTTATVTPEAGKQRPLAECATTNRQSQRLRGISGVVDNMQILMSPARSCCALAILLATVDFQCGGCIHVTSSASQRGGQLDFTCTLWHKKDEAEGLMLFWCKDRSWDCSPETSLEQLRVKRDPGTDGITQQSSQLVFTIGQATPSDSGTYQCRARSQRPEVHIHGHFFSVLVTGNHTEISQRQKQRPGFSRTDSALTSGFLQAKAWGVMVTSLAALQGYS from the exons ATGTGCATCTCTAAGCAGTCCCATCAAAGTGTGGTTCTGCCCACCATCGATGCATCCCTGTCTGGCCTTCGGTTATATCCT AGCATCTTCACTTCTGACAGACCATCGCAGCAGCAGCTGGGAACACAGGAGAACAGCTGCTTGTGCACCCAGACCATAGAAGGTGCATTCGCTGTAGAAAAGGTCTCATGTGTGCTGAGGGTGATCGTCCTTTTGGTTAAGAAGTTCATTAG GGTTTCTGAGAGTCCCGAAGTCCCTGAGGTCAGAGCAGTTCAAAGACTCAAAGGCGAGGACGCTAACCCTATCCTGCACCCTCCAGAGCTCACCGCCATCCACGAGGGAGGGAGGCAGCACCTGCGGCGGGGAC TTAAGGTTGTCATCCCCACCTCCGACCTCGCCCGCACCACGGCGACGGTCACTCCCGAGGCTGGGAAGCAGCGCCCTCTAGCG GAGTGTGCGACCACGAACCGGCAAAGCCAACGTTTACGTGGGATTTCTGGGGTTGTTGACAACATGCAAATTCTGATGTCACCTGCCCGAAGCTGTTGTGCCCTGGCCATCCTGCTGGCAACTGTGGACTTCCAATGTGGTG GATGCATCCATGTCACCAGCTCAGCATCCCAGAGAGGAGGGCAACTGGACTTCACCTGTACATTGTGGCACAAGAAGGATGAAGCTGAGGGGCTAATGCTCTTCTGGTGCAAAGACAGGTCTTGGGACTGCTCCCCCGAGACCAGCTTAGAGCAGCTAAGGGTTAAAAGGGATCCTGGGACAGATGGCATCACGCAACAGTCATCTCAGTTGGTCTTCACCATAGGACAAGCCACACCATCAGACAGTGGGACCTACCAGTGCCgtgccagaagccagaggccagaaGTCCACATCCATGGTCATTTTTTCTCTGTTCTAGTCACAG GGAACCACACCGAGATAagtcagagacagaagcagcGCCCTGGCTTCAGCCGTACTGACAGTGCTCTCACTTCAGGCTTCCTGCAAGCAAAGGCCTGGGGGGTGATGGTCACCAGCCTGGCAGCCCTTCAAG Gatactcttga